The stretch of DNA GTGTTATGAACCGACGCGAACTGCTGAAGTACGGTGTCCTGGGCTTGGTGAGCAACTACGGGCTCTCGAGGCTCCCCGCCTTCGCTCAAAGCCCCTTTCCCCAGCCCCGCACGCTCCAGGTGCGCCGGACCGATGGCCTGGTGGAGGTCCAGATCACCGCCCAGCAAAGCCACCTGATCCTGGGCGGCAAGCCTGTCTGGCTGATGACCTACGGCGGCTTCCCCGGCCCCACCCTGCGGGTGCGCGAGGGCGAGACGGTGCGGCTGAAATTCACCAACAACCTTCCCGAGCCTACCAACCTGCACCTGCACGGCTTGCACGTGCCCCCTAGCGTGGACGACTCGATGGCCCTGGTCCAGCCTGGTGAGAGCCGCCTTTATGAGTTCAGGATCCCCAAGGGCTCGGCGGGGACTTACTGGTACCACCCCCACGTCCATGGCCGGGTGGCCGCACAGCTCTACGCGGGGCTGGCCGGCCTGCTGGTGGTGGAGGGGCCGCTCGACGCCCTGCCCGAGTTGAAGGAGGCCGAGGAATACCTCCTGGTGCTCAAGGACTGGGTTTTCTCCGGCGACCGGATCCCCGCCTGGACACAAATGGACTGGATGAACGGCCGGGAGGGCAGCCTGCTCACCGTCAACGGTGCCGTGCGCCCGACCCTGCGTGCGCAGAAAGCCACCCTGCGCCTGCGGCTCCTAAACGCCAGTAACGCCCGCTACTACCGGCTGGCGTTGGAAAATCAGCCCCTCTACCTCATCGCCACCGATGGCGGCTTCCTCGAGAAGCCCGTCGAGCTCACCGAGCTCCTGCTGGCCCCCGGTGAGCGGGCCGAGGTGCTCGTGCGCCTGAGCCGGCCCGGCACCTACCGGCTGCAGGCCCTCCCCTACGACCGCGGGGCGATGAGGATGCACGGGGGCATGCACAGCGTGATGGGCGATCAGGGCATGGGCCAGGGGATGGGAACGATGGACCACGGCGGCATGGGGGGGATGGGCGACACGGGGACGATGGGCTCCCTGATGGGCATGGGAGCCACCCGCCTCGAGACCCTCCTCACCATCGTGGCCCCAGCCAACCCCAAGCCCATGCCCCTGCCCACCTCGCTGGCCCCCATCGAACGCCTCGATCCCGCCAAGGCCGCTGCCACCCGCCGCCTGGTGCTGGGCGAGCGCATGATGCAGGCCGAGTTCTTCATCAACGGCCGGATGTTTGACCCCGGCCGGGTGGACATCCAGGCCAAGCTGGGGACGATCGAGGTCTGGGAGCTCGTCAACGAGACCGAAATGGACCACCCCTTCCACCTACACACCTACCCCTTCCAGGTGCTCTCGCGGGACGGCCAGCCGGCACCCTACCGGGCCTGGAAGGACACCGTGAACCTGCGCCCGAACGAGACCGTACGAATCGCGGTGCCCCTACGCGACTTCGGTGGGATCACCGTCTACCATTGCCACATCGTCGAGCACGAGGACCGGGGGATGATGGGGGTGCTCGAGGTACGGCCCTAGCCCCCCTTCCCCGGTACCGGAGGGGAGCCATGGTATCCTCGAAAAGGCCCCGCACGTCCAGCGGCGCATCCTACTCCGCGCGGCGGTTGGGATCGGTGCCGGGGTGCCCCTGCGCCGGTACGCCCACGCCCGTTAGTCCTTCTAGGAGGAGTTCCACCGGGGCCTCGAGGCCCGCCCCCTGCCCGAGCTCCCCGTGCCCACCAAGGCGCCGCTGTAGGAGGTGCAGGCTATGTCGAAGGCAGTGACCCGCCACGGCGCTCACCCACACGGATCGGTCCTCGCGGTCGCCCTGAGGAATTGCTACGACGGTTCGGAGTACGCCGACCTCGAGCGGCAGCTCGCCCGGCTGGAAGGCGTCCTGCAGGTCCACCTCGACCGCACCCGGGGCGTCGCCCACCTCGCCTACGACCCTGCGGTGACGAGCGCCCAGCGGCTCGAGGCCGAGATCAAGCAAAGGGGCTACGCCTGCGACTGCACCGACTGCGCCCCCTCCCAAGCCCAGCCCGGGCACCCCAGCGTGGGCTCGGAGGGCCACGCCCACGCCCACCACGGCCACGCCGCCCGTCCGTCCCCAGCCCACGACCACACCGCCGTGCAGCGCCGGGAGCACACGGGCTACGAGGGGCACGATACGCACACCGGGCATGGGGCCGCGATGGTGAACGACATGCTGCGGCGCTTTGTGGTGTCGCTGCTGCTGACCCTGCCCATCGTGGTCTTCTCGCCCATCGGCAGGGCGCTGGGCTTCCCCGACACGCCACCCTTCGGCCTTTCGCTGGGGTTGTGGGGCTTCCTGCTGGCGACCCCGGTGGTGTGGTGGGGAGGATGGCCCTTCATCCATGGAGCCTGGCGGGCTTTGCGGCAGGGCCAGGTCAACATGATGACCCTCATCGCCACGGGCATTTTGGTCTCCTACACCTACTCGCTGGGGGCCACTTTCCTCTTCGAGGGCGAGGTGTTTTACGAGGCGGCGGCCATGCTCACCACCTTCAGCCTCGCGGGGCATTGGCTGGAGATGCGCGCGCGCTTCGCCACTGGACGGGCGGTGGAGGCCTTGCTCAAGCTGGCCCCCGCGACGGCCCGGGTCCGGCGGAACGGGCAGGAGGTGGAGGTGCCCCTCGAGCAGGTGATGGTGGGCGATGAGGTCGTGGTCAAGCCCGGTGACCGGGTGCCGGTGGACGGGATAGTGATCTCGGGGCAGAGCTATGTGGATGAGAGCATGATCACCGGAGAGCCTATCCCTGTCGCCAAGACTCCCGGTGCGAAGGTGATCGGGGGGACGGTGAACCTAACCGGGACCTTCATCTTCCGGGCCACCGCCGTGGGCGCCGACACCGCCCTCTCGCGCATCGTGCAGATGGTGCGCAACGCCCAGGCCTCCAAGGCCCCGGCGCAACGCCTGGCCGACCTGGCCGGGAAGTACCTGGTGTTCATCGCGCTGGGCTCGGGCGTACTCACCTTCCTCTACTGGTACTTCCTGGCGGGGCAGGGGCTGGTCTTCGCCCTCACCGTGGCGGTCTCGGTGGTGGTGATCGCCTGCCCCGACGCGCTGGCCCTGGCGACGCCCACCGCGATCACTGTGGGGGTGGGGGTGGCGGCCCGGCAGGGCATCCTGTTCAAGGACGCGGCCGCCCTCGAGGCCACCGCCACCATCGACACCGTGATCTTCGACAAGACCGGCACCCTCACGGAGGGCAAGCCCACGGTGACCGACCTCGAGCCCATCGCCCCCTTCACCCCCGAAACGTTGCTCGCCCTCGCTGCCTCCGCCGACCAGCCCTCGCAGCACCCCCTGGCCGAGGCCATCGTGCGGGCGGCCAAGGAACGTGGCCTGGACGTGCAACCCCCCGCCGCCTTCGATTCTGTCCCCGGGCACGGTGTGGTGGCCCAGGTTAAGGGGCGCAGGGTGCTCATCGGCAACCGGAGGTTCATGGAGCGGGAAGGTATCGAGGTGGGCCAACTGGAAGAACTGGTGTCCCGGCTGGCCGCCGAGGGCAAGACGGCCATGTACGTGGCGGTGGACGGCCAGCCCGCAGGGGTGATCGCGGTGGCCGACGTGGTCCGCGAATCCGCCCGCAAAGCGGTCGAGACCCTTCACGCGCTCGGTATCCAGACCGTGATGCTCACCGGCGACAACCGCCGCACCGCCGAGGCCGTAGCCCGTCAGATCGGCATAGATACGGTAATCGCCGAGGTCCTGCCCGAAGACAAAGCGGCCAAGGTGAGGGAACTCAAGGCCCAGGGGCGTAAGGTGGCGATGGTCGGGGACGGCGTGAACGATGCGCCCGCCCTGGCCGAGGCCGATGTGGGCTTCGCCATCGGGGCGGGCACCGACGTGGCCGTGGAGACCGCCGACGTGGTGCTGGTGAAGAACGACCCCGCCGACGTGGCCCGCAGCGTCATCCTGGCCCGCAAGGTACGGGGCAAGATCAAGCAGAACCTCTTTTGGGCGGTGATCTACAACCTGCTCGCCATACCCGTCGCCGCGGGGGCGCTCTACGACAACTATGGCATTTTGCTCCGGCCGGAGTGGGCGGCGCTGTTGATGAGCACCTCGACCGTGATCGTGACGGTGAACGCCCTGCTGCTTGGGATAGGGCCGCTCTGGCGCTTTACACGGACTTAGCACAGGCCTCCCACCATCTGGCACGAATGCGAAGTATCGTGGCACGCACTTCGGCCCTGGGCCCAGCTCGGGCTCCGATCGATCGCGCCCAGCACGGTGGGATGCCCATGAAAAGTGGGGGAGCGCTCGAGAAGCTCTCCGGCAAGAGCGTCCGCGTCGCTTCCGTGTCGGTGGTGATCGAGCACCACCAGGGCGCGCCGGTCACGGAATCTGTTGGGTAGGCAATTGGATAGGGGGAAGAAAGCCCTTAAGAATCTTTTCCCTTTTTGCTTCACCCGGTATGCGGGTAAAATGGAAGGCGCCCAAGGAGGGCCCATGTATCAAGACTGGCTGTTCAAGGACCATCCCAGCGGCTGGCGCCTGCGCTACAAGCGGGGTGGGGGCGGGTACGAGGCCTCCTTGGACGGGATGAACTGGCAACCCGTCCCCTCCGTTACCCAAATCACCGGCCTCCT from Thermus brockianus encodes:
- a CDS encoding heavy metal translocating P-type ATPase → MSKAVTRHGAHPHGSVLAVALRNCYDGSEYADLERQLARLEGVLQVHLDRTRGVAHLAYDPAVTSAQRLEAEIKQRGYACDCTDCAPSQAQPGHPSVGSEGHAHAHHGHAARPSPAHDHTAVQRREHTGYEGHDTHTGHGAAMVNDMLRRFVVSLLLTLPIVVFSPIGRALGFPDTPPFGLSLGLWGFLLATPVVWWGGWPFIHGAWRALRQGQVNMMTLIATGILVSYTYSLGATFLFEGEVFYEAAAMLTTFSLAGHWLEMRARFATGRAVEALLKLAPATARVRRNGQEVEVPLEQVMVGDEVVVKPGDRVPVDGIVISGQSYVDESMITGEPIPVAKTPGAKVIGGTVNLTGTFIFRATAVGADTALSRIVQMVRNAQASKAPAQRLADLAGKYLVFIALGSGVLTFLYWYFLAGQGLVFALTVAVSVVVIACPDALALATPTAITVGVGVAARQGILFKDAAALEATATIDTVIFDKTGTLTEGKPTVTDLEPIAPFTPETLLALAASADQPSQHPLAEAIVRAAKERGLDVQPPAAFDSVPGHGVVAQVKGRRVLIGNRRFMEREGIEVGQLEELVSRLAAEGKTAMYVAVDGQPAGVIAVADVVRESARKAVETLHALGIQTVMLTGDNRRTAEAVARQIGIDTVIAEVLPEDKAAKVRELKAQGRKVAMVGDGVNDAPALAEADVGFAIGAGTDVAVETADVVLVKNDPADVARSVILARKVRGKIKQNLFWAVIYNLLAIPVAAGALYDNYGILLRPEWAALLMSTSTVIVTVNALLLGIGPLWRFTRT
- a CDS encoding multicopper oxidase family protein, with protein sequence MNRRELLKYGVLGLVSNYGLSRLPAFAQSPFPQPRTLQVRRTDGLVEVQITAQQSHLILGGKPVWLMTYGGFPGPTLRVREGETVRLKFTNNLPEPTNLHLHGLHVPPSVDDSMALVQPGESRLYEFRIPKGSAGTYWYHPHVHGRVAAQLYAGLAGLLVVEGPLDALPELKEAEEYLLVLKDWVFSGDRIPAWTQMDWMNGREGSLLTVNGAVRPTLRAQKATLRLRLLNASNARYYRLALENQPLYLIATDGGFLEKPVELTELLLAPGERAEVLVRLSRPGTYRLQALPYDRGAMRMHGGMHSVMGDQGMGQGMGTMDHGGMGGMGDTGTMGSLMGMGATRLETLLTIVAPANPKPMPLPTSLAPIERLDPAKAAATRRLVLGERMMQAEFFINGRMFDPGRVDIQAKLGTIEVWELVNETEMDHPFHLHTYPFQVLSRDGQPAPYRAWKDTVNLRPNETVRIAVPLRDFGGITVYHCHIVEHEDRGMMGVLEVRP